In Oryzias melastigma strain HK-1 unplaced genomic scaffold, ASM292280v2 sc02612, whole genome shotgun sequence, the genomic stretch aaaaaaaaaaaatacaaaataacagtcacattttttaaaatttcattttgattttagaaaattactCTTGCTTTCTgaagcatttctttttgttttgttttgatttctaaaaagttctatttttgatagtttttttaattgttattgcgatctttaaaatgtttttgagtattttgaacttcagggccaccgtacatttCCACCTTGAGGCACATCCAGATCCAACCCTGCGGGTTTTGCTGAATCCTCCTGAATGTTTCAGGAATCAGAACCAAATtccataaatcattttttaaaaaagattaaaaaatcacaaaataaaagtccaactttttctggtttctaatcttgtttatttttttatttttatttcattttgatttcaggAAATGACTTCTGCtttctgattttattctttggattttgttttgatttctataaagtttgacacccctgcaataATTACATTTCAGGAATCAAAACATtgcataaataattatttaaattattaatattttaactaattaaataaacaatataataatatgaaaataataatataaaaataatataattaattgttaataatataattataaatatatatataaatatatagcattatgtaattattaattatttatttaaattataatttaaataaaataaaaaaattacaaataaaatcaggGCATCTGCAGCTCCAACCCTGCAGGTTTTGCTGAATCCTCCTGGATGTTTCAGGAATCAAAAACCGGACCAGATCTgcattttttcaggttttctccAAAACCAAACCTCAACCTTCTATCAAACTCCGTGAGTGAAATCTCCTCAGACCTGCTGGCCGGTGAACCGGTTTCTTCTGTACCTGTGAGGTGAAGtcgtgctgctgcagctgccgGCCCTCCCGCAGGTCCCAGCAGCGGACCGTGTTGTCCAGACCTCCCGTCCAGAGCTTGGTTCCGTCGTTGGAGATGTCGATGCAGCTCGCCCCGTCGGTGTGGCCCTGGAACTGCCTGCAGGAGGACAACAGGGAGATCTGAGAGCGGGAAACCTGCAGGTTCAAGAGTCTGCTTCTGTACATCCTCTAGTCCAGGCTTTTAACCTGAGAGATGTTCAGGATATCAgctgttttcatccaaacaggcTCTGATAAAACTCTGAATAGATTATAAAAGaccataaaatacattttctttNNNNNNNNNNNNNNNNNNNNNNNNNNNNNNNNNNNNNNNNNNNNNNNNNNNNNNNNNNNNNNNNNNNNNNNNNNNNNNNNNNNNNNNNNNNNNNNNNNNNNNNNNNNNNNNNNNNNNNNNNNNNNNNNNNNNNNNNNNNNNNNNNNNNNNNNNNNNNNNNNNNNNNNNNNNNNNNNNNNNNNNNNNNNNNNNNNNNNNNNNNNNNNNNNNNNNNNNNNNNNNNNNNNNNNNNNNNNNNNNNNNNNNNNNNNNNNNNNNNNNNNNNNNNNNNNNNNNNNNNNNNNNNNNNNNNNNNNNNNNNNNNNNNNNNNNNNNNNNNNNNNNNNNNNNNNNNNNNNNNNNNNNNNNNNNNNNNNNNNNNNNNNNNNNNNNNNNNNNNNNNNNNNNNNNNNNNNNNNNNNNNNNNNNNNNNNNNNNNNNNNNNNNNNNNNNNNNNNNNNNNNNNNNNNNNNNNNNNNNNNNNNNNNNNNNNNNNNNNNNNNNNNNNNNNNNNNNNNNNNNNNNNNNNNNNNNNNNNNNNNNNNNNNNNNNNNNNNNNNNNNNNNNNNNNNNNNNNNNNNNNNNNNNNNNNNNNNNNNNNNNNNNNNNNNNNNNNNNNNNNNNNNNNNNNNNNNNNNNNNNNNNNNNNNNNNNNN encodes the following:
- the LOC112138433 gene encoding LOW QUALITY PROTEIN: transducin-like enhancer protein 4 (The sequence of the model RefSeq protein was modified relative to this genomic sequence to represent the inferred CDS: substituted 1 base at 1 genomic stop codon) produces the protein MQPVPFPPDALLGPGIPRHARQIHTLNHGEVVCAVTISTSTRHVYTGGKGCVKVWDISQPGSKSPMAQLDCLNRDNYIRSCKILPDGRTLIVGGEASTLVLSEPVWMKTADILNISQVKSLDXRMYRSRLLNLQVSRSQISLLSSCRQFQGHTDGASCIDISNDGTKLWTGGLDNTVRCWDLREGRQLQQHDFTSQVQKKPVHRPAGLRRFHSRSLIEG